In Blastopirellula sp. J2-11, a single genomic region encodes these proteins:
- a CDS encoding aldo/keto reductase, with protein MQLRPLGHTGIQVSELSLGGLYTSSLGGGGNETTQLLSAAAEMGINYCDTAPAYADSEATLGKALQDSGKPFIVSTKFGGRPTPFDPQNVDQLKESLAESRRLLRREQIDILLIHEPDRPLQYNWWNSFRPLAGPVLDLLQELKASGQVKAIGLAGTTVAEMTSLVRTGLFDVLLTAFNYNLLFREAEEELLPAAKEQGMGVIIGSALGQGFLSRRFDKEVLDRPYWMSRRRREQLLRLYTFVEETGFDLPELCLRFVLSNPDISTVLIGAKTRQQLEASVNGAKLGPLEPETLEQLHELATMLPHRPYEEPMILPLGKQYYGPGIANMGGAVQVGKS; from the coding sequence ATGCAACTCCGCCCTTTAGGTCATACCGGAATTCAAGTTAGCGAACTGTCGCTGGGCGGACTTTATACGTCCTCTTTGGGCGGCGGAGGAAACGAAACCACCCAACTGCTGTCGGCTGCGGCCGAAATGGGAATTAACTACTGCGACACCGCCCCCGCCTATGCCGACAGCGAAGCGACGCTGGGCAAAGCGCTGCAAGATTCGGGCAAGCCGTTTATCGTCTCGACCAAGTTTGGCGGTCGGCCGACTCCTTTCGATCCACAAAATGTCGACCAGCTCAAAGAATCGTTGGCCGAAAGCCGCCGCCTACTGAGACGCGAACAGATCGACATTCTGTTGATTCATGAGCCGGATCGTCCCTTGCAATACAACTGGTGGAACAGTTTTCGCCCCCTCGCTGGCCCGGTCCTTGATCTGCTGCAAGAGCTGAAAGCGTCTGGCCAGGTAAAAGCGATCGGTCTGGCCGGCACCACCGTCGCCGAGATGACGTCGCTGGTTCGCACCGGCCTGTTTGACGTGTTGCTGACGGCGTTCAACTACAACCTGCTCTTTCGCGAAGCGGAAGAAGAACTGCTGCCGGCGGCTAAAGAACAAGGGATGGGCGTCATCATCGGCTCGGCGCTGGGACAAGGCTTTTTGAGTCGACGATTCGACAAAGAAGTTTTGGATCGCCCTTACTGGATGAGTCGCCGACGCCGCGAACAACTGCTGCGGCTTTATACGTTTGTCGAAGAGACCGGCTTCGATTTGCCCGAACTTTGCCTTCGCTTTGTGCTGAGTAACCCCGATATTTCGACGGTGCTGATCGGCGCCAAAACACGGCAGCAGCTCGAAGCGAGCGTTAACGGCGCCAAACTAGGGCCGCTGGAGCCGGAAACGCTGGAACAGCTGCACGAACTCGCGACGATGCTGCCGCATCGGCCGTATGAAGAGCCGATGATCTTGCCATTAGGAAAGCAGTATTACGGTCCCGGCATCGCCAATATGGGCGGCGCGGTCCAAGTGGGCAAAAGTTAG
- a CDS encoding type II toxin-antitoxin system RelE/ParE family toxin, translating into MFYQLSAAAESDLDAIVNYLFGESPVAASKVFDDLTQRFELLSTQPLLGEVHPGPRHFRRSIVGNYVVFYVPLNAGIEIARILHGNRDITALLR; encoded by the coding sequence ATGTTCTATCAGCTCTCGGCGGCTGCGGAATCCGATTTGGATGCAATCGTAAACTATCTTTTTGGCGAAAGTCCGGTTGCCGCCAGCAAGGTATTTGATGATTTGACCCAACGTTTTGAATTGTTGTCAACACAGCCGTTGCTTGGCGAAGTGCATCCTGGCCCGCGGCATTTTCGGCGAAGTATTGTCGGGAATTACGTCGTCTTTTATGTTCCGTTGAATGCTGGAATTGAAATAGCACGTATTCTTCACGGCAATCGCGACATCACGGCACTCTTGCGGTAA